One Weissella ceti DNA window includes the following coding sequences:
- a CDS encoding PucR family transcriptional regulator, which yields MILSHSIAQAVFTKIQADITPITLIITTPTGINLATDTPNLVKTNLPIPAEALETPAPLQLTYNDEQIYLMPLVYQTQKIGYLGLVGPFTTTDPLIKIVSRSANLILAEEIFNENADTRRQPATRAKFLDQWLHRDPETFSHDFILQGQSFGYDVMKPHRLMVLSEETLPEELKVHALNALPLHEAKQTMIVLDGTNPTLDSLNMSYPAGVSAPTVNLKKALQQAQSALNHALTLPIKSPVDWQRSQYITLILASAMQLKSPFSFKGNDNATDLLNTFRVYFENNGHLQQTADELHIHRNTLNYRLDMIHKTTKLDPRNYQDLIFLYIVFLGTSSDAVSEL from the coding sequence ATGATACTAAGCCATTCCATCGCTCAAGCTGTCTTCACAAAAATCCAGGCAGACATCACACCTATCACATTAATTATCACAACACCGACTGGAATAAATTTGGCAACTGATACACCAAATCTGGTCAAGACCAATCTACCAATCCCAGCTGAAGCGCTAGAAACACCAGCGCCACTGCAGTTAACGTACAATGATGAACAAATCTACCTAATGCCCTTGGTTTATCAAACACAGAAAATTGGTTATCTCGGTTTGGTCGGTCCTTTCACAACCACAGACCCCTTAATTAAGATTGTTTCTCGTTCAGCCAATTTGATTTTGGCGGAAGAAATCTTTAATGAGAACGCAGATACACGTCGTCAACCAGCTACGCGTGCTAAGTTCTTAGATCAATGGTTGCACCGTGACCCCGAAACCTTCTCCCATGATTTCATTCTGCAAGGCCAATCATTTGGTTACGATGTCATGAAGCCGCACCGTCTAATGGTGCTTTCAGAAGAAACGTTACCGGAAGAATTAAAAGTACATGCATTAAATGCCCTACCATTACATGAAGCCAAACAAACAATGATTGTCTTAGATGGGACTAATCCAACGTTAGATAGTTTAAACATGTCCTATCCAGCTGGTGTGTCAGCGCCAACGGTTAATCTAAAGAAGGCCTTGCAACAAGCACAAAGTGCACTAAACCATGCCTTAACATTACCGATTAAGTCACCGGTTGATTGGCAACGTTCACAATACATCACATTGATTCTGGCTAGCGCCATGCAATTAAAGTCACCCTTTAGCTTTAAGGGCAATGATAATGCCACTGATTTGTTGAACACCTTCCGTGTTTACTTTGAAAACAATGGCCACTTGCAACAAACTGCTGATGAATTACACATTCACCGAAATACATTGAACTATCGTCTTGATATGATTCATAAGACAACAAAGCTTGATCCACGTAATTATCAAGACCTAATCTTCTTATACATTGTCTTCTTGGGCACATCTTCTGACGCCGTTTCAGAATTATAG
- a CDS encoding FAD-dependent oxidoreductase, protein MTLSTLNRHQTIEQLQTEKLDVLVIGGGITGAGIAMQSAASNLKTGLVEMQDFAEGTSSRSTKLVHGGIRYLKTFDVDVVADTVSERARIQRIAPHIPRPSRMLMPLYNDSEATFSPFSAKIAMELYDKLAAVPRESPYAHKLLSADEVAEYVPNLKQENLLGLAVYLDYQNNDARLTIENIKQASADGALAVSQVKAIDISETDDGKLVTVQDQVSGETFKIQAKVVVNAGGPWYDKVLRLADTQEQQKIRPTKGVHLVVDSSRLSVPDTVYFDSGYQDGRMLFVIPREGKTYFGTTDTDFKGDYTHPKVEQADVDYLLKAINNRFDGANLTIDDIQASWAGLRPLIGAGDYNGNTQKKTVDDDGLRELQTVLNEYFNHDVERDAVDATMAELSKGGKAASSVSRGFEIKVDYGMVNVSGGKLTDYRLMGSDAMKEVAKLLATEFGVKVSLVDSTKYAISGGHFDHMAVDETMDAYTKTLVDAGLPEDEAKMMANLYGSNVPEVLKYVESGEIAEGLTLAQTSMLHYALENEMVMRPIDFMLRRTNFLLFHSEITDQIEAAVIAEMAKQLDWSADTTENMKQEYYQLRGEAQLAYLKEA, encoded by the coding sequence ATGACTTTATCAACACTAAATCGTCATCAAACGATTGAACAATTACAAACCGAGAAGTTAGATGTCTTGGTGATCGGTGGTGGGATCACCGGTGCCGGTATTGCGATGCAATCAGCTGCTTCTAACTTGAAGACTGGTTTGGTCGAAATGCAAGACTTCGCTGAAGGAACAAGTAGTCGTTCAACGAAATTGGTCCACGGTGGAATTCGTTACTTGAAGACCTTTGACGTCGACGTTGTGGCTGACACAGTTAGTGAACGTGCGCGTATTCAACGTATTGCGCCACACATTCCACGTCCATCACGTATGTTGATGCCTTTGTATAACGACAGTGAAGCAACTTTCAGCCCATTTAGTGCCAAGATTGCGATGGAATTGTACGACAAGTTGGCCGCTGTGCCACGTGAAAGCCCATACGCGCACAAGCTATTGTCTGCGGATGAAGTAGCGGAATACGTGCCGAACCTAAAACAAGAAAACTTGCTAGGTTTGGCAGTTTACTTGGATTACCAAAACAATGACGCGCGTCTAACAATTGAAAACATCAAGCAAGCTTCTGCAGATGGTGCTTTGGCCGTGAGCCAAGTTAAGGCTATCGACATTAGCGAAACTGATGATGGTAAGTTGGTAACGGTTCAAGATCAAGTGAGTGGTGAAACATTCAAGATTCAAGCGAAGGTTGTTGTGAACGCTGGTGGTCCTTGGTATGACAAGGTGCTACGTTTGGCTGATACACAAGAACAACAAAAGATTCGCCCAACAAAGGGTGTGCACTTGGTTGTTGACTCAAGCCGTTTGTCAGTGCCAGACACTGTCTACTTTGACTCAGGTTACCAAGACGGTCGTATGTTGTTCGTTATTCCACGTGAAGGTAAGACTTACTTTGGAACAACTGACACTGACTTTAAGGGTGATTACACACATCCAAAGGTTGAACAAGCTGATGTTGATTACCTATTGAAGGCTATCAACAACCGTTTCGACGGTGCTAACCTAACCATTGATGATATCCAAGCTAGTTGGGCAGGTCTTCGTCCATTGATTGGAGCTGGTGATTACAATGGTAATACACAAAAGAAGACTGTTGATGATGACGGTCTACGTGAATTGCAAACTGTCTTGAACGAATACTTCAACCACGATGTCGAACGTGATGCCGTTGATGCAACAATGGCTGAATTGAGCAAGGGTGGCAAGGCCGCTTCAAGCGTCTCTCGTGGCTTTGAAATCAAGGTTGATTACGGCATGGTTAACGTTTCTGGTGGAAAGTTGACTGACTACCGTTTGATGGGATCAGACGCCATGAAGGAAGTTGCTAAGTTGTTGGCCACTGAATTTGGGGTGAAGGTATCACTAGTTGATTCAACTAAGTATGCAATCTCAGGTGGACATTTCGACCATATGGCTGTTGATGAAACAATGGACGCTTACACCAAGACATTGGTTGACGCTGGCTTGCCAGAAGACGAAGCCAAGATGATGGCGAACTTGTATGGTTCTAACGTGCCAGAAGTCTTGAAGTATGTTGAAAGTGGCGAAATTGCTGAAGGATTGACTTTGGCCCAAACAAGCATGTTGCACTACGCACTTGAAAACGAAATGGTTATGCGACCAATCGACTTCATGCTACGTCGTACGAACTTCTTGTTGTTCCATTCAGAAATTACAGATCAAATTGAAGCAGCGGTGATTGCTGAAATGGCCAAGCAGTTGGACTGGTCAGCAGACACTACTGAAAACATGAAACAAGAGTACTACCAATTGCGTGGTGAAGCACAATTGGCGTACCTAAAGGAAGCATAG
- a CDS encoding type II toxin-antitoxin system RelB/DinJ family antitoxin, with the protein MAEKLIQLRVEDNVKDKADEIFKAQGLTTQTAIKIFLTQVAHTGNSPFDNLFSAK; encoded by the coding sequence ATGGCAGAAAAGCTAATTCAATTGCGTGTTGAAGACAACGTAAAGGACAAGGCAGACGAAATTTTCAAGGCGCAAGGTTTGACTACACAAACTGCGATCAAGATCTTTTTGACACAAGTTGCACATACTGGTAACTCACCATTTGACAATTTGTTCTCAGCAAAGTAA
- a CDS encoding RelA/SpoT family protein: protein MVETKSVTATDVHNTVASYMNENHVAKVDKAYAFADNLHHDQMRQSGEPYIMHPVQVAGILADLNMDPDTVVAGYLHDVIEDTDATLEELTELFGEDVALIVDGVSKLSKIKYKSTREQLAENHRKLLLAMSKDIRVIIVKLADRLHNMRTLDALKPEKQRRIANETLEIYAPLADRLGIMTIKWELEDLSLRYLDTEAYHDIAKKMKMRRQERLNFVDQAVNEIEDIISELNLEHADVYGRPKHIYSVYRKMVDKHKDFEDIFDLSAIRVVVDSMPETYAVLGMIHSKWTPMPGRFKDYIALPKANGYQSLHTTVVGPGGRPMEVQIRTHAMHEVAEFGVAAHWAYKEGKQDGADVQNADQQKLNVIQTILDLDDVGDANEFMESVKGELFTNLTFAFTPMGDVIELPQGAGPLDMAYSIHTKVGNHTTGAKVNDRIVPLDYEIQTGDIVEIMTSQNAKPNRDWLNVVSTRRARNKIRQYFRQQDKGENIAAGKKILADFLRNDGFDPEEIMTTENAEYAAEKTYFKTTDDLYAGLGFGDVSPQGIVNKFTEKKRAELEAERLDAEQKAVLEEHTTLENAVKKDSKQRKRDSIVIDGVDNLLIRLGHCCTPVPGDDVIGYVTQGRGVSVHRKDCPNVRAAEDADQRLINVDWAPDLLGGREEFEADLLVRATNREKLLNDVIRTVTNTTKKLSSINGRINNRDEVVISLTVVVRDIEQLEHIMESIKNVKDVFDVERAFK, encoded by the coding sequence ATGGTAGAGACGAAATCAGTAACCGCAACCGATGTGCACAACACCGTTGCCAGTTACATGAACGAAAATCATGTTGCAAAAGTAGATAAAGCGTATGCTTTCGCTGATAACTTGCACCATGACCAAATGCGCCAATCAGGCGAGCCTTATATTATGCACCCAGTGCAAGTGGCCGGTATTTTAGCGGATTTGAACATGGATCCAGATACTGTCGTGGCTGGATACTTGCATGATGTGATTGAAGACACAGATGCGACACTTGAAGAATTAACGGAACTATTTGGTGAGGACGTTGCACTAATCGTTGATGGGGTGTCAAAGCTTTCAAAAATTAAATATAAGTCAACGCGTGAGCAATTAGCAGAAAATCACCGTAAGCTTCTTTTGGCGATGTCAAAAGACATTCGTGTGATTATCGTTAAGCTAGCAGATCGTTTACACAATATGCGTACACTGGATGCTTTGAAGCCAGAAAAGCAACGCCGTATTGCGAATGAAACCTTAGAAATCTACGCACCATTGGCGGATCGTCTTGGGATCATGACGATTAAGTGGGAACTAGAAGACTTGTCATTACGTTATCTAGATACGGAAGCGTACCATGATATTGCCAAGAAGATGAAGATGCGCCGTCAAGAACGTCTAAACTTCGTGGACCAAGCCGTGAATGAGATTGAAGACATCATTAGTGAACTAAATCTGGAACATGCGGATGTCTATGGTCGTCCGAAGCATATTTATTCTGTTTATCGTAAGATGGTCGATAAGCATAAGGACTTCGAAGATATCTTCGACTTATCTGCTATTCGTGTAGTTGTGGACTCAATGCCAGAAACATATGCTGTCTTGGGGATGATTCACTCTAAGTGGACACCAATGCCAGGCCGTTTCAAGGACTATATTGCCTTGCCTAAGGCCAATGGATACCAATCATTGCATACAACCGTTGTGGGACCAGGTGGTCGACCAATGGAAGTTCAAATTCGTACCCATGCGATGCACGAAGTCGCTGAATTTGGTGTGGCCGCACACTGGGCATATAAAGAAGGTAAGCAAGACGGAGCGGACGTTCAAAACGCAGATCAACAGAAATTGAACGTGATTCAAACTATTTTGGATCTTGATGATGTGGGTGATGCGAATGAATTCATGGAATCGGTCAAAGGAGAGTTGTTTACGAACCTAACCTTTGCCTTTACGCCAATGGGCGATGTGATCGAATTGCCGCAAGGGGCTGGGCCATTAGATATGGCATACAGTATCCATACTAAAGTAGGTAATCACACGACTGGTGCGAAGGTGAATGATCGCATTGTGCCGTTGGATTATGAAATTCAAACGGGTGACATTGTAGAAATCATGACCTCACAAAACGCCAAGCCAAATCGTGATTGGTTAAATGTGGTGTCAACACGTCGTGCCCGTAATAAGATTCGCCAATACTTCCGTCAACAGGATAAGGGTGAAAATATTGCGGCTGGTAAGAAGATTCTAGCGGACTTCTTGCGTAACGATGGCTTTGATCCAGAAGAAATCATGACGACCGAAAATGCGGAGTACGCTGCCGAGAAGACTTACTTCAAGACAACGGATGATTTGTATGCTGGCTTAGGCTTTGGGGATGTAAGTCCACAAGGAATCGTTAATAAGTTCACCGAAAAGAAGCGTGCGGAACTAGAAGCTGAACGTCTGGACGCTGAGCAAAAAGCGGTGCTTGAAGAGCACACAACCCTTGAAAATGCGGTTAAAAAGGATTCTAAGCAACGTAAACGCGATAGTATCGTGATTGATGGGGTGGATAATCTATTAATTCGTCTTGGTCACTGTTGTACACCTGTACCAGGGGACGATGTGATTGGTTATGTCACCCAAGGACGTGGCGTTTCTGTACACCGTAAAGATTGTCCGAATGTACGTGCCGCTGAAGATGCAGATCAACGTTTAATTAACGTTGATTGGGCTCCGGATTTGTTGGGTGGCCGTGAAGAATTTGAGGCCGACCTGTTGGTTCGTGCGACAAATCGTGAAAAGTTATTGAATGACGTTATTCGTACCGTCACAAACACAACGAAGAAATTAAGCTCAATTAATGGGCGAATTAATAACCGTGATGAAGTGGTTATTAGCCTAACTGTGGTTGTCCGTGATATTGAACAATTGGAACATATTATGGAAAGTATTAAAAATGTAAAAGATGTGTTTGACGTTGAACGCGCATTCAAATAA
- a CDS encoding cation:proton antiporter, which translates to MSIIINLLVLLAVALVAGWLGTKIGLSKVVGQLMAGLIVGPALLNVVPNSHPIEVIAEIGVLLLLFNAGLETDVKTLKDNAKPATWVALMGVIVPLVAFPLVAYFGLGIELGIAIFWGIVFAATSISITIAVLTEQNKVQSRVGAVVLGAAVLDDILALLLVTAYTAFVGGNGLSITTLFPLIAFGLGLALSRWSKAEDMYHILSNVGEWSLYPIFFGSIGLAVTLDLSVKMVVVLLLLTVLAVATKYYGSGFGARFAGLNVAEARATGAGMVSRGEMALVIAKIGLGAGVLSAPIFAEFVVVIILSTIVAPIMLKPMLSKVD; encoded by the coding sequence ATGTCTATTATTATTAATTTGTTAGTTCTTCTAGCCGTTGCGCTAGTTGCGGGTTGGTTAGGGACTAAGATTGGGCTATCAAAGGTTGTTGGACAACTGATGGCCGGTTTGATTGTTGGGCCTGCATTGCTAAACGTCGTGCCAAACAGCCACCCAATTGAAGTGATTGCTGAAATTGGTGTGCTATTGCTATTGTTCAATGCCGGTTTGGAAACAGATGTGAAGACATTGAAGGATAACGCTAAGCCAGCAACATGGGTTGCCTTGATGGGAGTTATCGTACCATTGGTTGCATTCCCACTTGTTGCCTACTTCGGATTGGGGATTGAACTTGGAATCGCTATTTTCTGGGGTATCGTATTCGCCGCTACTTCAATTTCAATCACAATTGCCGTGCTAACTGAACAAAACAAGGTACAATCACGTGTTGGTGCCGTTGTTCTAGGAGCCGCTGTCTTGGATGATATCTTGGCTTTGTTGTTGGTTACTGCTTACACTGCCTTCGTTGGTGGAAATGGTTTGAGCATTACAACATTGTTCCCATTGATTGCCTTCGGTCTTGGTTTGGCTTTGAGCCGTTGGTCAAAGGCAGAAGACATGTACCACATCTTGTCTAACGTTGGTGAATGGTCACTATACCCAATCTTCTTCGGATCAATTGGTTTGGCCGTTACATTGGACTTGTCAGTTAAGATGGTTGTCGTCTTGTTACTATTGACTGTTTTGGCCGTTGCAACTAAGTACTACGGTTCTGGTTTCGGAGCTCGTTTTGCTGGATTGAACGTTGCTGAAGCACGTGCTACTGGGGCTGGAATGGTCTCACGTGGTGAAATGGCTTTGGTTATCGCTAAGATTGGATTGGGAGCAGGTGTCTTGTCAGCCCCAATCTTCGCCGAATTCGTTGTGGTTATTATCCTATCAACAATCGTTGCTCCAATCATGTTGAAGCCAATGCTTTCAAAGGTTGACTAA
- a CDS encoding MIP/aquaporin family protein, whose protein sequence is MRLKMFGEFVGTALLIYLGTGLVVFGGPYTDLLGPAMGWGLMLAVLVYTFGPMSGAHFNPAVTLMMFLTKRMPGKEAGQYLVAQLAGGLIGELLLVATYKSVLANTGLSWSAGVAANNLNATVFPNLSVGMAFLTEVVLTTILLIAVLVLNNDKLGVNGAQGAVVVGLTIFVLVMVGGNLTGASMNPVRSLFPALFAGGEALSSVWLYLTAPFVGTLIAVGIDRYFLTDKAA, encoded by the coding sequence ATGCGTTTAAAAATGTTTGGTGAGTTCGTTGGAACAGCCTTATTGATTTATCTTGGAACTGGATTGGTTGTCTTTGGTGGACCTTACACAGATCTACTTGGCCCAGCCATGGGTTGGGGATTGATGCTAGCGGTCTTGGTCTACACATTCGGCCCCATGTCTGGCGCACACTTTAACCCAGCCGTAACGCTAATGATGTTCTTGACTAAGCGTATGCCTGGTAAAGAAGCTGGACAATATCTTGTTGCACAACTAGCTGGTGGTTTGATTGGTGAATTGCTACTTGTTGCAACATACAAGTCAGTTCTAGCCAACACTGGTTTGAGCTGGTCAGCCGGTGTCGCAGCTAACAACTTGAATGCGACTGTATTTCCTAACTTAAGCGTTGGAATGGCCTTCCTAACTGAAGTTGTCCTAACAACGATCTTGTTGATTGCCGTCTTGGTACTAAACAACGACAAGCTAGGCGTTAACGGTGCCCAAGGCGCAGTGGTAGTTGGATTGACAATCTTCGTTTTGGTTATGGTTGGTGGTAACTTGACTGGTGCCTCAATGAACCCAGTTCGTTCATTGTTCCCAGCTTTGTTCGCTGGTGGGGAAGCACTATCATCAGTATGGCTATACCTTACAGCACCATTTGTTGGAACATTGATTGCGGTTGGAATCGATCGTTACTTCTTGACTGACAAGGCTGCTTAA
- the tpiA gene encoding triose-phosphate isomerase, with the protein MRVPFIVGNWKTNKQAAEVHDFLRAIEGKLPESDVIEVGIAAQDIFLHEMVVAAETSEEPVQVFSENTHWADEGSYTGETSPAALADIGVHGAIIGHYERRKMFKETNGTVGLKVAAALRNGLTPIIAIAEDTTRYNPSDIEMPPLTEIAVALAGIDRTKADKIVIAYEPAWAIGGSEAPTMDVIEHSAKVIRASLAILFTQEVADKIRIQYGGAVTPDNAAEIMKQPNIDGLLIGRASLNPDNFLQMIDDAVVSTKEKGDL; encoded by the coding sequence ATGAGAGTACCGTTCATTGTTGGGAATTGGAAGACAAACAAGCAAGCCGCTGAAGTACATGACTTCTTGCGTGCAATCGAAGGCAAGTTGCCAGAATCAGACGTCATCGAAGTGGGAATCGCGGCGCAAGATATCTTCTTGCACGAAATGGTTGTTGCTGCAGAAACTTCTGAAGAACCAGTACAAGTGTTCTCCGAAAACACGCACTGGGCTGATGAAGGATCATACACTGGTGAAACATCACCAGCTGCGTTGGCTGACATCGGTGTTCATGGAGCCATCATTGGTCACTACGAACGTCGTAAGATGTTTAAGGAAACAAATGGAACTGTTGGGTTGAAGGTTGCTGCTGCATTGCGTAATGGGCTAACACCAATTATCGCGATTGCTGAAGATACTACTCGTTACAACCCAAGTGACATCGAAATGCCACCGTTGACTGAAATCGCGGTTGCGTTGGCTGGTATTGACCGTACGAAGGCAGACAAGATTGTCATTGCTTACGAACCTGCTTGGGCCATTGGTGGTAGTGAAGCACCAACAATGGATGTCATCGAACACTCAGCAAAGGTTATCCGTGCTTCATTGGCGATCTTGTTCACACAAGAAGTCGCTGATAAGATCCGTATTCAATATGGTGGAGCGGTAACACCTGATAACGCTGCTGAAATCATGAAGCAACCTAACATCGACGGATTGTTGATTGGACGTGCTTCTCTAAATCCAGATAACTTCTTACAAATGATTGACGATGCTGTCGTCAGCACAAAAGAAAAGGGTGACCTATAA
- a CDS encoding CDP-glycerol glycerophosphotransferase family protein has translation MWKQKAKGAWQNTLKIWAKFIRKDKRMIIFSSFDGRGYSDSPRAMFEYMKSDTQYTDFTFVFALKKGVDVTIPAATVVRTKTLKYFYYLLKAKYWVFNARMPDYLYKKDDQIYLQTWHGTPLKRLADDINQSNNVFTNGQTSYKNMIRGYEIESERWDYLLAYSPYTESIFRSAFMYQDKPVIQAGLPRNQRLIDATTDEKAELRGRYNIPQDKKVILYAPTYRDDASDDGTNCSLEVNFKLWRELLGDEYYVVFKPHYFIKQVDTDISHMTDFVQEIDAGAEINDLYIMSDVLITDYSSVFFDYALLGRPIYFYMYDFDKYKNQLRGFYLDVKHDLPNKIHTSEIEMLEAVKANDFDTQVLAEFNEKFNPWQRKDTIKRILNELI, from the coding sequence ATGTGGAAGCAAAAAGCCAAAGGTGCTTGGCAAAATACATTAAAAATATGGGCAAAGTTTATTCGAAAAGATAAGCGCATGATTATCTTTTCAAGCTTTGATGGGCGTGGCTATTCAGATAGTCCTCGTGCAATGTTTGAGTATATGAAATCAGATACACAATATACTGATTTTACATTTGTCTTTGCTCTGAAGAAAGGCGTAGATGTTACGATACCAGCAGCGACAGTCGTACGTACAAAGACATTGAAATACTTTTACTATCTTTTAAAGGCTAAGTATTGGGTGTTTAATGCTCGCATGCCAGACTATCTGTATAAAAAAGATGATCAAATTTATCTACAAACATGGCATGGAACGCCATTGAAACGTTTGGCAGATGATATTAATCAATCAAATAATGTCTTTACTAACGGGCAAACGTCTTATAAAAATATGATCCGTGGGTATGAAATAGAGAGTGAACGATGGGATTATCTATTAGCTTACAGTCCTTATACTGAGTCGATTTTTAGATCTGCTTTTATGTATCAAGATAAACCTGTTATTCAAGCTGGCCTACCGCGTAATCAACGGTTAATTGATGCAACAACGGATGAAAAAGCTGAATTGCGTGGGCGATATAATATTCCGCAGGATAAAAAAGTGATTTTATATGCCCCAACTTATCGTGATGATGCCTCGGATGATGGCACTAATTGTAGTTTGGAAGTTAATTTTAAACTATGGCGTGAATTGTTAGGGGATGAGTACTATGTGGTCTTTAAGCCACATTATTTCATTAAACAAGTAGATACAGATATTTCGCATATGACTGATTTCGTACAAGAAATTGATGCTGGAGCGGAGATTAACGATCTATATATCATGAGTGACGTTTTAATTACGGACTACTCAAGTGTTTTCTTTGATTACGCCTTGTTAGGACGTCCGATTTATTTTTACATGTATGATTTTGATAAATACAAAAATCAATTACGTGGCTTTTATCTAGACGTTAAGCATGACTTACCAAATAAAATTCACACATCTGAAATCGAGATGTTAGAGGCTGTCAAAGCTAATGATTTCGACACTCAAGTACTTGCTGAGTTTAATGAGAAATTTAATCCTTGGCAAAGAAAAGACACAATTAAGCGCATTTTAAATGAATTGATTTAA
- the glpK gene encoding glycerol kinase GlpK, whose protein sequence is MAKYILTIDEGTSSTRAVIYDQKGEVVTRAQREITMFYPHAGWVEQDANEIWIAVQAVIATALIQSGIQPDDIAGVGITNQRETTVIWDKETGLPIHKAIVWQSRQTSDIAEALREKGHEEMIRAKTGLPIDPYFSATKIRYILDAVPGAQQQAEKGDLLFGTIDTWLLWKLTGGAVHATDYTNASRTMLYDIHNLKWDEEIMSLLNIPAAILPDVRSSSEVYGTAMPVHFFGSEVPIAGIAGDQQASLFGQLALDAGTVKNTYGTGAFIMMNTAEKPVISDNGLLTTIGYGLDGKVTYALEGSVFVAGSAMQWLRDGIEMIEKTSMSEELSYSSTNDDEVYVVPAFTGLGAPYWDSDARGAIFGLTRGTTRADFVKATLQSLAYQSKDVVDVMVKETGIDVPEIRVDGGASLNNYLMQFQADLLNVPIKRAANVESTAIGAAYLAGLAVGFWKDVEELKSLQAISKVYEPEMDQERAEDLYEGWTQAVQATQSFKPKKGMK, encoded by the coding sequence ATGGCAAAGTACATTCTAACAATTGACGAGGGAACAAGTAGTACACGTGCGGTTATTTATGATCAAAAGGGAGAGGTAGTGACACGTGCACAACGTGAAATTACAATGTTCTATCCACATGCTGGATGGGTTGAACAAGATGCGAACGAAATTTGGATTGCAGTTCAAGCGGTCATCGCCACTGCATTGATTCAATCAGGTATCCAACCTGATGACATCGCCGGAGTTGGAATTACTAACCAACGTGAAACAACTGTTATTTGGGATAAGGAAACCGGTTTGCCAATCCACAAGGCAATCGTTTGGCAATCACGTCAAACAAGCGACATCGCTGAAGCACTTCGTGAAAAGGGCCATGAAGAGATGATTCGTGCCAAGACTGGGCTACCAATTGACCCATACTTCTCAGCTACTAAGATTCGTTACATCTTGGACGCTGTACCTGGTGCACAACAACAAGCTGAAAAGGGAGACTTGTTGTTTGGAACAATCGACACATGGCTACTATGGAAGTTGACTGGTGGAGCGGTTCACGCAACTGACTACACAAACGCTTCACGTACAATGTTGTACGACATTCACAACCTAAAGTGGGATGAAGAAATCATGAGCTTGCTAAACATCCCCGCAGCTATCTTGCCAGATGTTCGTTCATCATCAGAAGTTTACGGAACTGCGATGCCAGTTCACTTCTTCGGATCTGAAGTGCCAATCGCCGGAATCGCTGGTGACCAACAAGCTTCATTGTTTGGACAATTGGCCTTGGATGCTGGAACTGTTAAGAACACATATGGAACCGGTGCCTTTATCATGATGAACACGGCTGAAAAGCCAGTTATCTCAGATAACGGACTACTAACAACGATTGGATACGGACTTGATGGTAAGGTCACTTACGCATTGGAAGGTTCAGTCTTCGTTGCCGGATCAGCTATGCAATGGCTACGTGATGGAATCGAAATGATTGAAAAGACTTCAATGAGTGAAGAACTATCATATAGCTCAACTAACGACGACGAAGTTTACGTTGTGCCAGCCTTTACTGGATTGGGTGCACCATACTGGGACTCAGACGCCCGTGGAGCTATCTTCGGTTTGACGCGTGGAACAACACGTGCCGACTTCGTTAAGGCCACACTACAATCATTGGCTTACCAAAGTAAGGATGTTGTGGACGTGATGGTTAAGGAAACTGGTATCGACGTACCAGAAATCCGTGTCGACGGTGGAGCATCATTGAACAACTACTTGATGCAATTCCAAGCTGACTTGTTGAACGTACCAATCAAGCGTGCGGCCAACGTTGAAAGTACTGCGATTGGTGCAGCTTACCTAGCTGGATTGGCCGTTGGTTTCTGGAAGGACGTTGAAGAATTGAAGTCTCTACAAGCCATTTCAAAGGTTTACGAACCTGAAATGGATCAAGAACGTGCAGAAGACTTGTACGAAGGTTGGACACAAGCGGTTCAAGCAACACAAAGCTTTAAGCCTAAGAAAGGGATGAAATAA